In the Pirellulales bacterium genome, TTTCTCGGGGGTTGAACGTGCCACTCGCGTCGCCCCGGCGGCGGGTCTAGGATGGACCGATGTCGGGGCCGTATCATTAATGCCCCGGTCGTGATGCGGCCCCCGATTCGCGATTCTTCATCGGGAGAAAAGGAGTTCTGCGTGCGCCTGCCCTGCTTCAAGCTCTTGATCGTGGTGGTTGGCTGGTGGCTGCTGGCTGTCTTCGCCGGACCGGCGCGCGGGCAAAACGCCATCGCCGAGACGCCATCCGCCGCACCGTCGGCCGATACGGCGCGGGATGAACCGCTGCCGGCTCCTTTGCAGTCCTATAAAGGGCGCGGGATTGCGCCATACATGACGTTTCACGGCGCCGATTGGCTGGTGCGCAAAGAGCGGCAGAGCGAAGAAGATTGCACGCAGTTGATCAAGGCCTTGAAGATCAAGCCGGGGCAAACCGTGTGCGACATGGGATGCGGCAATGGCTTTTACACGCTGCGCATGGCCCGGCAGGTGGGCGAGCGGGGCAAGGTGCTGGCCGTGGATATTCAGCCCGAGATGTTGAGCCTGCTCGACAAGCAATTGAAGGGTAAGAAGATCAAGAATGTCCAACCGGTCCTGAGCACGCCGATCGATCCGAGCCTGCCCGAGGGGAAGGTAGATCTGATTTTGATCGTGGATGTGTACCACGAATTCTCTTACCCGGAACAAATGCTGCAGGCGATGCGCAAGAGCCTGGCCCCCGGCGGGCGGATCGCGCTGGCGGAATTTCGGCTCGAAGATCCGACGGTGCCGATCAAGCTGGAACACAAGATGACGAAGGATCAGATCTTGAAAGAGTACCAGCCGAACGGGTTCAAGCTGGTCGAGCAATACGACGAGCTGCCGTGGCAGCATTTGATGTTCTTCGAACGGGACGACGCGGCGGAGAAGGGGGAGTAATTCTCTGCACGCGTCGCATCGCAAAATCCCTCTCCCCTGTGGGGTAGAGGTTAGGTGAGGGGGTTCTTCTACGGGCGTCGCGTTTGAGTTGACGATCAGTTGTTGCGCGCCCTCACCCTGCCTTCTCCCGGAGGGAGAAGGGTTAGGACGCTGCGAGGCGAACTCGTGGTGCAGGCGACTCTTGTCATTGCCGATCGAGCGCTCGCTATAGTAGCCGGTCGATCTCGCTTAGTGCCTGACCGATCGATTCGTGCAGGACCAGGTCCGCCAGATCGTCGAGCGGCGTCGGATCGCGATTGATGATCGCCAGCTTTGCGCCGTGTTGCTTCGCTATGCGCGGGATGCTGGCCGCTGGTTCGACGACCAGGGACGAGCCGAGCGCCAGCAGGACATCGGCCTGTCGCGCCAGTTGAAACGCGTTCTGCATCACGGTCGGCGGCAGCGCCTGGCCGAACGAGACCGTGGCATGTTTCAACCGGTCACCGTGACAGGCAGGGCAGGGGGGGACGCGATCGGTGCGACGAAATTCCTCGACCAGCGGATCGACGGCGAAGCGCTCGCGGCAGTCCTGGCATTCGATCATCATCGCCGTGCCGTGCAGCTCCAGCACTTGGCGGCTGCCAGCGCGCTGATGCAACTCGTCGATGTTCTGCGTAATTACGCCCACCAGGCGCCCTTGCTGCTCCCAATGGGCGAGCGCCTTGTGACCGGCGTTGGGTTGCGCGTCGCGAAACTCGAGTTGGCCGGCGGCCTTTTGCTGCCAGTATTCATGCCGTGCTTCGGCGCTTTCCATGAACTCCTGATACATGATCATGCGAAAGCGGGTCCAGATTCCGCCCGGCGAGCGGAAGTCGGGGATACCGCTCTCGGTGCTGATGCCGGCGCCGGTGAAGGCCACGGCCGTTCGCGCGGTGGATAACCAATCGGCAATCTGTTCGTGCGGGTTCATTGGATGCAAGTCGACAGAGAGTGGCCGTTTTATAGGGTGCGCTATGCGCACCATTAGAACCGAATTGGGATTCTGGTGCGCACAGCGCACCCTACGGCCCTCACCCTGCCTCTCCCGAAGGGAGAGGGGGTCATCTTCGACTCTCCGCTGAAAATGATCGGACGGGGAGTTTTTTCGATTCGACGAATGATTTGCGGTCGTCACGAATTAATTACTACAATGAACAGTCGCCGTTTTACAGTAATGTAAGTGGTGTTTTATTTGTACATCGATCACGTTTCTTCCGCAGGATGAATAAACAATCGACGACGGCGCGGCGCGCGTTTCGACGAGAGACGCGGACCGGCGACCGCTGTGCAACAAGGGAGTAGACGTTGCAGATACAACATTTGGTGATGAGCGTGGCGACCGTCTTTGCGGCCTTGTTAGCGCAAGCGTGCTGTATCAGCGCGGCCTGCGCGGAGGGTGATCTTTCGGAAATTGCCGCGAAGGGGAGCGCAAGTGCGCGGTGGCTGCGCACCATCGACTGCACATTCGAAAGCGAGGGCGGGTACTTTCATCATTACTTGCACGATGGCGAGAAATACCGCATCGAGTATTGGAAGAAGGGAACGTTCGGTCAGCCTGACCAGCGTCCCGCATTGCTGTTTGCGTACGATGGGGACAATCATTACCGCACAAATGGCCGCGTTATCAAAATAGCGGTCCCGGAACCCCGGCCGATTCCCATCGCAGCGAATCCTCTCTTCTTGATGTACGAATGGCTATTCTTCGCGAATGATAATTACACCTGGGCGACGGTGCGCGACCTGGACGCCTGGATGAATGCGTTTGCGCACGCGCAGGTCGTCGGCGACGAAGAGGCGGCCGGAGTTCCTTGTCGCAAGGTAGATGTTGATTTCGAGAAAGGACGTGTCACCGTTTGGTTCGCTGTTGAACTCGGATGCACTCCCATGAAATGGACGTCGGTACTACGTGACACAGGGGAGCCGCTGTCGGATGCCATTGTCATGCGGTATCGAACAGTCGATACGTCGGTCGGTCGTATTGCCTTGCCGCTGTCAACGAGCTCTCGGCATGCCTACAACGCCGCCATCGACGAGGCGAGCCTGCGATTGAATGAGCAGATTGATCCGGCCCTGTTTGCGCCGGCCATTCCCGCGGAAGAGCCGCTGGCCAAAGCGGTCCCACTCGTTTGCCGTGACGCGAAGTTGAACGCGATGCGTGCTCTGGTCGTGCTGGAAGGTGACAAAACAAAGAGCACGGTCGATCTCGCGTCGCGACTGCTCGATACCGACGACACGCCCGACGCACGAGCATATCGGCCCCTCTCAGTGTCGGTTGCCCGACAGGCGAAGGAAGTGGCCACGATCGCAGCATGGAAGTGGCCCCACGCTGAAGCGGGAGAAGTTGTGCTGTTGGTGTTAGATGATGCGGCACAGATCGTGGCCAATCAGCGACTCAAGTCCGAGCAATCAGACGCGGCATACGCCGAAGGACAGCGATTTCTCAGCATGCATCGACCAGCGCCGCGAGACGCGCAAGAGCTCTTAACCGCGGCGCGGGACGAGGCCAGGGCCGGTGGCAGGCGGTTGTGGGTTGTCGACTGCGGGCCGCGTTGCGGCAGTTGCTTCCGGCTGACTCGCTGGATGGATGATCAGCGTGCCGTGCTGGAGAAGGATTACGTGCTTGTGAAGGTGATGGGAAGCGTCGACAAGAATTATAAAGTGGTCAGGCCTCTTCTGCCGGGCTCACAATCGCAGGGGATACCCTATCACGCGATCGTCGAGCCTGACGGGACGGTGCTTGTCACGAGCAAGGGGCCGAATGGCAACATTGGCATGCCGAGCGGCGCCGAGGGCATCCTTCACCTCAAGCACATGCTCGAACAGACGGCGCAACGGATCACCGGCGACGACATCGCCACACTCGCAAAATCTCTCGAACCACAGCCGTCTAAGTAGTTGTCCTGTCGCGCTTAGCAGGGCATGCTTATTCCGCTGGCGCGGAAAAAGCATGGTGCCCGGCAACCTACTTTGGCCTACTTCTTCATCGC is a window encoding:
- a CDS encoding class I SAM-dependent methyltransferase — translated: MRLPCFKLLIVVVGWWLLAVFAGPARGQNAIAETPSAAPSADTARDEPLPAPLQSYKGRGIAPYMTFHGADWLVRKERQSEEDCTQLIKALKIKPGQTVCDMGCGNGFYTLRMARQVGERGKVLAVDIQPEMLSLLDKQLKGKKIKNVQPVLSTPIDPSLPEGKVDLILIVDVYHEFSYPEQMLQAMRKSLAPGGRIALAEFRLEDPTVPIKLEHKMTKDQILKEYQPNGFKLVEQYDELPWQHLMFFERDDAAEKGE
- a CDS encoding NAD-dependent deacylase, yielding MNPHEQIADWLSTARTAVAFTGAGISTESGIPDFRSPGGIWTRFRMIMYQEFMESAEARHEYWQQKAAGQLEFRDAQPNAGHKALAHWEQQGRLVGVITQNIDELHQRAGSRQVLELHGTAMMIECQDCRERFAVDPLVEEFRRTDRVPPCPACHGDRLKHATVSFGQALPPTVMQNAFQLARQADVLLALGSSLVVEPAASIPRIAKQHGAKLAIINRDPTPLDDLADLVLHESIGQALSEIDRLL